A single Providencia manganoxydans DNA region contains:
- a CDS encoding TetR/AcrR family transcriptional regulator, with protein MGRQRTIDRDKVLDAAEDIVIKQGAAALTIDAVAKSMGISKGGVQYCFGNKEALIDAMFDRWSYSYDQIFNREIEKDDSPENRINAHRLATYEHDKTAIAKGAALMASLLQTPEYLESTRTWYRDRLRNLDTSTDQGKRARLMFLATEGAFILRYFGLMDIDDNEWQEMFRDMSRFLG; from the coding sequence ATGGGACGTCAACGAACGATTGATCGCGATAAAGTACTTGATGCTGCTGAAGACATTGTCATTAAACAAGGTGCTGCGGCTCTGACTATTGATGCTGTTGCAAAATCAATGGGAATTTCTAAAGGTGGAGTTCAATATTGTTTTGGAAACAAAGAAGCTTTAATCGACGCTATGTTTGATCGCTGGAGCTACTCCTATGATCAAATATTTAACCGTGAAATTGAAAAAGATGACTCCCCTGAAAACCGTATCAATGCCCATCGACTCGCAACATACGAGCACGATAAAACCGCCATTGCAAAAGGAGCCGCATTAATGGCTTCATTATTACAAACACCTGAATACTTAGAAAGTACACGAACTTGGTATCGAGATCGTTTACGTAACCTAGACACGTCAACAGATCAAGGGAAACGCGCTCGTTTAATGTTTCTTGCCACCGAAGGTGCTTTTATACTGCGCTACTTTGGGTTAATGGATATTGATGATAACGAATGGCAAGAAATGTTCCGTGATATGTCACGTTTCTTAGGTTAA
- a CDS encoding Y4yA family PLP-dependent enzyme: MVDQTSLVDISTVTLLSAKTIAPIELPPIMDPLIHQLCFANNEQLVGLIKRYGSPLNLVFPHTMKQNILKLKAVFQEHHVKGCILYGVKVNQSNILLKTAIEENIGVDVSSLHEWRDAYQYGISPEKLCATGPAKTDDFLWQLILHHSLIVVDSLEELHDILRLLGSHSRKARILLRYQPHSSHSRFGMKYPAFVSALKLVKQHNQLQWQGIHFHLGGYTLTSRVQAFHEILPLIELSQQLGLNIQTIDIGGGLPIQYVPTEHYQTWINNQTTETYQNHCIPADFYPYGSEQSAEQWLNALLTSQCTDNETIAQYINRLNITLTIEPGRSLVDQSAITLFRVVRTCQQSKHPIIFVEGSSFSACETWFNSEFLIDPFHIVTKHAKQQPIRAWIAGHSCLEDDVITHRLILFNNLPQAGDLLGFVNTAGYQMDLLENQFHRHPIPCRLYAQENNVGQFIFFKDTK; encoded by the coding sequence ATGGTGGATCAAACTAGCTTAGTCGATATCTCAACTGTTACTCTTTTATCAGCAAAAACAATCGCCCCAATAGAGCTTCCTCCTATTATGGATCCTCTAATTCATCAATTATGTTTTGCTAATAATGAACAGCTTGTCGGCTTGATTAAGCGGTATGGTTCACCATTGAACTTAGTTTTTCCTCATACAATGAAACAAAATATCCTAAAATTGAAAGCCGTTTTTCAAGAACATCACGTGAAAGGATGCATTTTATATGGCGTAAAAGTTAATCAATCAAATATCCTACTCAAAACAGCTATCGAAGAAAATATTGGCGTTGATGTTTCAAGCCTCCATGAATGGAGAGACGCTTACCAATACGGTATTTCACCTGAAAAACTCTGCGCGACAGGGCCCGCCAAAACAGATGATTTCCTCTGGCAACTTATATTACATCATTCGCTGATTGTCGTAGATTCCCTTGAAGAGCTACACGATATTCTGCGTTTATTAGGATCTCATTCACGTAAAGCAAGAATATTATTGCGCTATCAACCGCATTCAAGCCATTCACGATTTGGTATGAAATACCCAGCTTTTGTTAGTGCTCTTAAATTAGTTAAACAACATAATCAATTACAATGGCAAGGTATTCACTTCCATTTAGGTGGCTATACACTAACCTCACGGGTGCAAGCTTTTCACGAAATATTACCACTGATTGAATTATCCCAACAATTAGGGCTTAACATCCAAACTATCGATATCGGAGGTGGGCTACCGATTCAATATGTCCCAACAGAACACTATCAAACTTGGATTAATAATCAAACTACTGAAACTTATCAAAATCACTGTATTCCAGCCGATTTTTATCCTTATGGTAGTGAACAATCCGCCGAACAATGGCTTAACGCCTTACTGACAAGCCAATGTACGGATAATGAGACTATAGCCCAATACATTAATAGGCTAAATATCACACTAACGATAGAACCTGGCCGTAGCCTTGTCGATCAAAGTGCTATCACTCTATTTCGAGTAGTGCGTACCTGCCAGCAATCCAAACACCCTATTATATTTGTTGAAGGCAGTAGTTTTAGCGCCTGTGAAACATGGTTTAACTCTGAGTTTTTAATCGACCCCTTTCATATTGTTACTAAGCACGCAAAACAACAACCTATCCGAGCTTGGATAGCGGGACATAGTTGTTTAGAAGATGACGTTATTACTCACAGGCTTATTTTATTTAATAACCTTCCCCAAGCAGGTGACTTATTAGGATTCGTTAATACTGCGGGATATCAAATGGATTTGCTTGAAAATCAATTTCATCGACACCCAATACCTTGTCGGTTATATGCACAGGAAAACAATGTTGGGCAGTTTATCTTTTTCAAAGACACTAAATAG
- a CDS encoding TonB-dependent receptor, with the protein MKNKPIMKKSKYTAKNINIYSTWLYVVIGLSSTITAHAQTNEPKNKDSLFVTTKSNNNQQPNNFSSRTMQAGLLGDKDIMDIPFNISNYNSTYMQSQQAQQISDILSHDTSIQISSSKGGLLDSLYIRGFPITEGNIGEFALNGIYGVSPNFQLLTDYAERVDILKGPASLLYGMSPEGGVGGVINVVTKRASAQPITQLTAQYLSDSQLGGKLDVGRLYDLGNNQYFGIRINGSYTNGDTPVDHQKRRLGVGAIALDYSNERFRASLDLITQNQNMNASNRPFYLGADGIVPSAPNGKTNLASPWTWWKSNDDSALLHMEYDILSNTSLFMDIGGAHTRIDRVSEQTYTILNDQGDISTYIMNFQSKTQRYSMGTGVKSEFMTGDISHQLALQWNQYFDRYNVGTTAGTPYITNLFNPTYIDKQIPTYPEITKRSENTLSGISFVDTIGFFNDDFMVTPGVRYQKVQSDNFTSGQLSTRYDESAITPLIGVLFKPTEDISLYANYVEGLSKGSAAPANAKNSGEMMKPFRSKQYELGVKYERPSAITTLSLFQISKPSGSLDPHSMIYSANDEQRNRGIELSISGKPFESLRLTGGVTYIQAELTKTASGQNKGHEPIGVSPWVANIGAEYDIPSVSGLSINGNVNYHTRQYVNKENTHSIPSWTTVDVGSAYKTTVSNTPVTLRLNINNILNERYWSGVASYSTFAQGSPRTVMGSITVDF; encoded by the coding sequence ATGAAAAATAAACCAATAATGAAAAAAAGCAAATACACAGCTAAAAATATAAACATATATTCTACGTGGTTATATGTTGTTATAGGGCTATCCAGTACAATAACTGCACATGCTCAAACTAACGAGCCTAAAAATAAAGATAGTCTCTTTGTAACCACAAAAAGTAATAATAACCAACAACCTAATAATTTTTCATCTCGAACAATGCAAGCTGGGTTATTAGGTGATAAAGATATTATGGATATTCCATTTAATATCTCGAATTACAATTCTACCTATATGCAGTCACAACAAGCACAGCAAATTTCAGATATTTTATCCCATGATACCTCAATACAGATTAGTAGCTCAAAAGGTGGGCTTCTTGATTCTTTATATATTCGAGGATTTCCGATTACTGAAGGTAATATCGGCGAGTTTGCATTAAATGGAATTTATGGTGTATCTCCTAATTTTCAGCTGTTAACTGATTATGCAGAGCGTGTTGATATCTTAAAAGGGCCAGCTTCACTGCTATACGGTATGTCTCCTGAAGGAGGTGTCGGTGGCGTTATCAACGTCGTGACTAAGCGTGCAAGTGCCCAGCCTATTACGCAATTAACCGCTCAGTACCTCAGTGATTCACAATTAGGCGGCAAACTGGATGTAGGACGCCTCTATGACCTAGGGAATAACCAATATTTTGGTATCCGTATTAACGGTAGCTACACCAATGGTGATACCCCCGTAGACCATCAAAAACGTAGGCTAGGTGTTGGTGCAATTGCCTTAGATTACTCTAATGAACGTTTTCGCGCGTCCTTAGATTTAATTACTCAAAACCAAAACATGAATGCGAGTAACCGGCCTTTTTATTTAGGTGCTGATGGCATTGTTCCTTCTGCCCCAAATGGAAAAACTAATTTAGCCAGCCCTTGGACATGGTGGAAATCTAATGATGATTCCGCACTACTGCATATGGAATATGACATATTAAGTAATACTTCTCTATTTATGGACATAGGCGGAGCACATACCCGTATTGATCGAGTTAGTGAACAAACCTATACCATTCTTAACGACCAAGGTGATATATCAACCTATATCATGAATTTTCAAAGCAAAACTCAACGCTATTCAATGGGGACTGGGGTTAAAAGCGAATTCATGACAGGGGATATATCACACCAACTCGCATTACAATGGAATCAATATTTTGATCGCTATAATGTCGGTACTACAGCAGGGACACCTTATATAACCAATCTATTTAACCCTACTTATATTGATAAACAGATCCCGACTTACCCTGAAATAACTAAGCGCTCTGAAAATACACTGTCAGGAATCTCCTTCGTCGATACTATTGGTTTCTTTAATGATGATTTTATGGTGACTCCAGGAGTTCGCTATCAAAAAGTACAGTCTGATAACTTTACTTCAGGCCAGCTTTCAACGCGTTATGATGAGTCCGCAATAACACCTCTCATCGGAGTATTATTTAAACCTACAGAAGATATTTCTCTATATGCAAATTATGTAGAAGGGCTAAGTAAAGGCAGTGCAGCACCAGCCAATGCAAAAAACAGTGGCGAAATGATGAAACCATTTCGTTCAAAACAGTACGAGTTAGGTGTGAAATATGAACGACCTTCCGCAATAACAACATTAAGCCTATTCCAAATTAGTAAACCAAGTGGGTCATTAGATCCTCACAGTATGATTTATTCAGCAAATGATGAACAAAGAAATAGGGGGATAGAACTGAGCATATCAGGTAAACCTTTTGAATCTCTTCGTTTAACGGGAGGAGTTACTTATATTCAAGCTGAGCTGACTAAAACTGCATCAGGACAAAATAAAGGTCATGAACCAATAGGTGTATCACCGTGGGTAGCGAATATTGGTGCAGAATATGATATTCCCTCAGTTTCTGGTTTAAGTATCAATGGCAATGTTAATTATCACACTCGCCAATACGTAAACAAAGAAAATACGCATTCAATTCCTTCATGGACAACTGTTGATGTCGGTTCTGCTTACAAAACAACGGTGTCTAATACCCCTGTCACTTTAAGGTTAAATATCAACAATATTTTAAATGAACGTTATTGGTCTGGTGTAGCGTCTTATAGCACTTTCGCTCAAGGCTCACCAAGAACGGTAATGGGATCAATCACTGTTGACTTTTAA
- a CDS encoding MFS transporter, with amino-acid sequence MSNDPSTITQAKWADLLRGTNALLTIALTGGVALHAINIYIVTTILPSVVNDIGGLEYYAWNTTIFVATSIVGSALSSKILNNLGPKFAYLIALLLFSLGSIWCAASPSMLSLLVGRAFQGLGGGILFALSYALIRVVFPENLWSRAMGIVSGMWGIATLCGPAIGGIFAQGGHWRWAFWSLLPVAILLALIVINQLPRKNNHAQQANKLPLLAIILLVASVLTISIGSLSSDLLSNTIGLLVGIGILVTIALIDGKNGKRLLPTGSYSLKSALGIIYLTMSLLVGGMTTEIYVPYFLQTIHHFSPLSAGYLTAIMAAGWTIGALFSANKTGSIVLKILRAGPVIIFMSLVVLAILTPNLQLVHSIALFIIYLIAMMGVGLGIGICWPHLVLRVFNAAPKGEENLASSSVITVQLYATALSAALVGVVVNNTGLINPRGVEGAQQASVWLFSLFAICPFLGIFLIRKVK; translated from the coding sequence ATGAGCAATGATCCATCAACCATAACTCAAGCCAAATGGGCTGATTTACTTCGGGGAACTAACGCACTATTAACGATAGCCCTTACTGGCGGTGTCGCACTCCATGCCATTAATATCTATATAGTTACGACTATTTTACCCAGTGTCGTCAATGATATTGGAGGGCTCGAATACTATGCCTGGAATACCACCATATTTGTGGCGACGTCAATTGTTGGCTCTGCCTTATCGAGTAAAATACTCAATAACTTAGGGCCTAAATTTGCTTATTTGATCGCGCTATTATTATTCTCATTAGGATCTATTTGGTGTGCAGCATCTCCCTCAATGCTATCTCTATTAGTAGGCCGAGCATTTCAAGGTCTAGGAGGAGGAATACTATTCGCATTAAGTTATGCTTTGATCCGCGTCGTTTTCCCTGAAAACCTTTGGTCAAGAGCAATGGGGATTGTTTCAGGTATGTGGGGTATAGCAACTCTTTGTGGCCCTGCGATTGGAGGAATATTTGCTCAGGGCGGCCATTGGCGTTGGGCATTTTGGTCATTGCTACCCGTTGCGATCCTGCTCGCATTAATAGTGATAAACCAACTACCAAGAAAAAACAACCATGCACAACAAGCCAATAAGCTACCTTTACTAGCCATTATATTATTAGTTGCCTCCGTGTTAACTATATCCATAGGCAGTCTCTCTAGTGATCTCTTATCAAATACTATTGGTCTATTGGTCGGTATTGGTATCTTAGTCACTATCGCACTCATTGATGGCAAAAATGGTAAACGCCTACTGCCAACAGGCTCATATTCACTGAAAAGTGCACTTGGTATCATTTATCTGACCATGAGTTTGCTAGTTGGAGGAATGACAACCGAAATCTATGTCCCATATTTTCTACAAACTATTCATCATTTTTCTCCACTATCTGCTGGCTACCTGACAGCGATTATGGCAGCAGGTTGGACAATCGGTGCTTTATTCAGTGCAAACAAAACTGGCTCAATAGTACTAAAGATATTAAGAGCGGGTCCGGTCATCATATTTATGTCATTAGTTGTTCTCGCAATATTGACACCTAACTTACAACTCGTGCATTCAATCGCACTGTTCATTATTTACTTAATAGCGATGATGGGAGTCGGACTAGGTATTGGTATTTGCTGGCCACACCTTGTCCTAAGAGTTTTCAATGCCGCCCCTAAAGGCGAGGAAAACCTTGCATCCTCTTCTGTTATTACCGTTCAATTATATGCAACCGCGCTGTCCGCGGCCCTCGTTGGTGTGGTTGTTAACAATACTGGTCTCATTAATCCAAGAGGCGTAGAAGGGGCACAACAAGCGTCTGTTTGGCTATTTTCACTATTCGCTATCTGCCCATTCCTTGGCATATTCTTAATTAGAAAAGTGAAATAG
- a CDS encoding MFS transporter, translated as MLADYKRWIILLLVSSVLFLIVIDVTVLYTALPRLTHDLGATSSEKLWIMNAYPLIVAGLLPAAGMLSDRIGHKTMFLMGLPLFALASLCAAFSPTATSLILSRGFLAVGAAMSMPATLSIVRHVFLEPKERALAIGIWSAVASGGAAIGPLVGGILLNHFWWGSVFLINVPVVLLVLPFACFLIPKCGGEGSQKIDYMGSGLVLIGLIGAIYALKELGKPYTNWWEFVIAAVIGGVFLTIFTRRQMGSQSPMIDFKLFANPRFSAGVIMAILSMVIIVGIELLLSQRLQLVMGYTPLQAAMYIIPIPLASVLAGPLAGMFLHKIGERYLTIFGFVCTLIGVIGLTYVYQSSTGAILLAFLFFIGFGLGVAFTTASTTVMLNAPDSKAGMAASIEEVAYEIGSVLGVTFMGGLMSAIYTMKLSLPDDVIVDTKAYDSIDEAFIVAESLPSDSANVLITQANIAFDQAFTGVMISTLVILILSTLLLPLFFRKN; from the coding sequence ATGCTAGCAGATTACAAACGCTGGATTATTTTACTTCTAGTTTCAAGTGTACTTTTCCTCATCGTTATCGATGTCACTGTGTTATATACCGCTTTACCTCGATTAACACATGATTTAGGAGCAACATCTTCCGAAAAATTATGGATCATGAATGCTTATCCATTGATTGTGGCTGGGTTATTGCCTGCTGCGGGTATGTTAAGTGATCGTATTGGTCATAAGACCATGTTTTTGATGGGATTACCCCTATTTGCACTTGCATCACTTTGTGCTGCATTTTCGCCTACAGCCACGAGTTTGATTTTATCACGTGGTTTTTTGGCTGTTGGGGCTGCAATGAGTATGCCTGCCACCTTATCGATCGTTAGACATGTTTTTCTAGAGCCAAAAGAACGTGCGTTAGCAATTGGTATTTGGTCTGCGGTTGCTTCCGGTGGAGCCGCAATAGGGCCTTTAGTTGGAGGGATCTTGCTTAACCATTTCTGGTGGGGATCGGTTTTTTTAATTAATGTGCCTGTTGTATTACTTGTATTACCTTTTGCGTGTTTTCTCATTCCTAAATGTGGTGGTGAAGGTTCGCAAAAAATTGATTATATGGGTTCTGGTTTGGTGCTGATTGGCTTGATAGGAGCTATTTATGCTTTAAAAGAACTCGGTAAACCTTATACAAACTGGTGGGAATTTGTTATTGCAGCGGTAATTGGTGGCGTATTTTTGACAATATTTACCCGTAGACAAATGGGTTCTCAATCGCCAATGATTGATTTTAAATTATTTGCTAACCCACGTTTTAGCGCTGGCGTTATTATGGCCATATTATCAATGGTGATTATTGTTGGTATTGAATTGCTGTTAAGCCAAAGACTGCAACTCGTGATGGGGTATACCCCCCTTCAAGCCGCGATGTATATCATTCCTATTCCATTGGCATCGGTATTAGCCGGTCCTTTAGCAGGTATGTTTTTACATAAAATAGGTGAAAGATATCTCACTATTTTTGGCTTTGTTTGTACATTGATTGGGGTGATCGGCCTTACATATGTATATCAAAGCTCAACTGGAGCCATATTATTAGCATTCTTATTTTTTATTGGCTTTGGGCTAGGAGTTGCGTTCACCACAGCATCAACCACTGTTATGTTAAATGCTCCAGATAGTAAAGCAGGTATGGCTGCATCTATTGAAGAGGTTGCTTATGAAATCGGTAGTGTTCTAGGTGTGACCTTCATGGGAGGGCTGATGAGTGCCATTTATACTATGAAACTATCGTTACCTGATGACGTTATTGTTGATACAAAAGCTTATGACAGTATTGATGAAGCATTTATCGTTGCAGAAAGCTTGCCTAGTGATAGTGCTAATGTATTAATCACGCAGGCTAATATTGCTTTTGACCAAGCATTCACGGGGGTCATGATATCAACGTTGGTTATTTTGATACTAAGCACATTATTACTTCCTTTATTTTTCAGAAAAAATTAA
- a CDS encoding HpcH/HpaI aldolase/citrate lyase family protein has protein sequence MADYATVYLFVPGDHPQFFDKACISGSNVLILDLEDSVHPLHKPIARQEIASWLINYQQNGQSPKIAIRINQPDSVEYQKDIDWITNNHLLPYLSYLVIPKVESAIMVNKVRTHLLSHLSADKDCPIIAIIETAWGLHRIHEIASSGVYRLAFGSLDFSLDMQCDMSRESLLFARTQVVLASRLAGLLSPIDCVTPDIDELSVLEAECLHGKALGFTAKLAIHPAQVPIIKQSFDISEQQVAWSKAVLHKAQDQYAFKVDGKMVDLPLILQAKRWLDG, from the coding sequence ATGGCTGATTATGCAACGGTTTATTTATTTGTTCCCGGTGATCATCCTCAATTCTTTGATAAAGCTTGTATTAGTGGTTCAAATGTATTGATTTTAGACCTAGAAGATTCAGTTCATCCTTTACATAAACCTATAGCTAGACAAGAAATTGCAAGCTGGCTAATAAATTATCAACAGAATGGGCAATCACCCAAAATAGCGATTCGAATTAACCAACCAGATAGTGTTGAATATCAAAAAGATATTGATTGGATAACCAATAATCATTTATTACCTTATTTGTCTTATCTTGTTATACCTAAAGTTGAATCTGCAATCATGGTTAATAAAGTGAGAACACATCTGCTTTCTCACTTATCTGCCGATAAAGATTGCCCCATCATCGCGATTATTGAAACGGCATGGGGGCTACATCGTATACATGAGATTGCGAGTTCAGGGGTTTACCGTTTGGCATTTGGTTCGTTAGATTTCTCATTAGATATGCAGTGTGACATGTCACGAGAATCGTTGTTATTTGCAAGAACACAGGTAGTGCTTGCTTCACGCTTAGCGGGGCTTTTATCTCCCATTGATTGTGTAACACCGGATATTGATGAGTTATCAGTACTTGAGGCCGAATGCTTACATGGTAAAGCTTTAGGTTTCACTGCTAAATTAGCAATCCATCCGGCTCAAGTTCCAATAATCAAACAGTCGTTTGATATAAGCGAGCAGCAGGTCGCTTGGTCTAAAGCTGTGTTACATAAAGCTCAAGACCAATATGCATTTAAAGTCGATGGGAAAATGGTCGATTTACCGCTAATTTTGCAAGCAAAACGATGGTTAGATGGATGA
- a CDS encoding IucA/IucC family protein, translated as MINNPINKAAFSINEKHSNNNSLRRFIHCLFAENLIDKKRIYWDTDHCGYIYKLKNAPDKILFNNMEIYPADTFFNYGDIYLINKNNQKEIIQTTDYLLDKLVDELDIKFNHNNINKLKSDIKNSINNDINARNYRTKWLTQINSQMEEGNIRYFTDWVAEQYSVRNAALFLDQWGSLEGHPYYPTWKSRPNMSFQDVAAYSPEFNATVNLTIMALRRDMAYVESLPHVSNIHEWFLQQFPIVAQQWVKWLSQQGKDPQQWLPLPVHEWHLNHWVKQQAASLIEDEILLIDGPQLETKPTMSFRTMLPTDAANRAFIKLPIAVWMTSEMRSLQAKSIHMGPRISQLIDDILNHEHGFNGKIQSLREDMGIYYRHAIEQDDAAGRFLSVVFRCAEVYENNDHLLPITVATLFTDLPYQPRPIFTELIEKSSLTPRQWFNHYATVILEPCISLFLLYGVALEAHQQNTQVLFTAQGIPEKFLIRDYGDGRTFLPLLNQRDYQLQAYRWPGILPTVFEEDIEPVRTFLIDACLVSHLHELAVHLTRYYRLTNHQLWGELKTIVHDIFKQLQPRIDANLWQHEYQIFMNAPWQTRSLLSMHIQQYTNYRIQHGLTNPFRLFPEIISTP; from the coding sequence ATGATAAATAACCCTATAAATAAAGCAGCTTTTAGCATTAATGAAAAACACTCGAATAATAATAGTCTTAGACGCTTTATTCATTGTTTATTTGCTGAGAACCTCATTGATAAAAAACGAATTTATTGGGATACAGATCATTGCGGATATATTTACAAACTCAAGAACGCTCCTGATAAAATCCTTTTTAATAATATGGAAATCTACCCGGCAGATACATTCTTTAATTATGGGGATATTTATTTAATTAATAAAAACAATCAAAAAGAAATTATTCAAACGACAGATTATCTTCTGGATAAGTTAGTCGATGAATTAGATATAAAATTTAATCATAATAATATAAATAAATTAAAATCAGATATTAAAAATAGTATCAATAATGATATTAACGCACGCAACTATCGTACCAAATGGTTAACACAGATTAACTCTCAAATGGAAGAAGGCAATATCCGCTACTTCACTGATTGGGTTGCTGAACAATATAGTGTACGTAATGCAGCTTTGTTTCTTGATCAATGGGGGTCATTAGAAGGTCATCCTTATTATCCGACATGGAAAAGTAGACCAAACATGAGTTTTCAAGATGTCGCCGCTTACTCTCCTGAATTTAATGCAACCGTCAATTTAACAATTATGGCTCTTCGCCGAGATATGGCCTATGTTGAATCACTACCGCATGTGTCAAATATTCACGAGTGGTTCCTTCAACAATTCCCTATCGTCGCTCAGCAATGGGTTAAATGGCTCAGCCAACAAGGGAAAGATCCGCAACAATGGCTACCCCTTCCCGTTCATGAATGGCATTTAAATCATTGGGTAAAACAACAAGCAGCTTCACTAATTGAAGATGAGATTCTATTGATTGATGGCCCTCAGTTAGAAACAAAACCTACTATGTCATTTCGAACAATGCTACCAACAGATGCGGCTAATCGCGCATTTATCAAGCTACCCATCGCCGTTTGGATGACTAGCGAAATGCGTAGCTTACAAGCGAAATCTATTCATATGGGGCCTAGGATCAGTCAGCTCATTGACGATATTTTAAATCACGAACATGGTTTCAATGGAAAAATCCAGTCTCTGCGTGAAGATATGGGAATTTATTACCGCCATGCGATCGAGCAAGATGATGCCGCAGGCCGCTTTCTTTCAGTCGTATTTCGTTGCGCCGAGGTTTATGAAAACAACGATCATTTACTGCCCATAACTGTAGCAACTCTGTTTACTGATTTACCCTATCAGCCTCGGCCAATATTTACTGAACTGATTGAAAAATCAAGTTTAACACCTAGACAATGGTTTAACCATTATGCAACTGTGATTTTAGAGCCTTGTATTTCACTGTTTTTACTTTATGGGGTGGCTCTGGAAGCCCACCAGCAAAATACGCAAGTACTTTTCACTGCCCAAGGCATTCCTGAAAAGTTTTTAATACGCGATTATGGTGATGGACGAACTTTTTTACCGCTATTGAACCAACGAGATTATCAGCTACAAGCTTATCGCTGGCCTGGTATCTTACCGACTGTTTTTGAAGAAGATATAGAGCCAGTTAGAACGTTTTTAATCGATGCTTGTTTAGTCAGTCATTTACATGAATTAGCCGTGCATCTAACCCGATATTATCGATTGACCAATCATCAACTCTGGGGAGAATTAAAAACCATTGTCCATGATATTTTTAAACAACTCCAACCTCGAATTGATGCCAATTTATGGCAGCATGAATATCAAATATTTATGAATGCGCCTTGGCAAACGCGTTCGCTACTTAGTATGCATATTCAACAATATACTAATTATCGAATACAACATGGGTTAACCAATCCTTTTCGGTTATTCCCCGAAATAATTAGCACTCCATAA